aattttcgacacgacacggacacgacaaagaaaacagttttcgtcatcattgttcaaatattgtaacgtctgtcgagacgctttgaggacatgaattccatcgatcaatTTACTGagtaaaactctttattgtcggccataaacacatcaccaaaacattagtaaaaaaaattatatctagcaaaactggtcatttcaaaccagaccaaaaccaactttgttatatcaacagcagccgctcgctctttctcacttgcgccaacacatgcacatatggcacttagccagtgatgcgtttacagccacacaaaaagtcggacaactccaacaccagacataaagtgtaattccaggttgttacactatgatttaccaatcaaatgtgtgcttattctagtgtcatttattaggaatcttaatttatcaaatattaatcatgaaatgctgttagtatattaaataaatactaataaaaatatattttttacaaacaggaagttgcaggaatgtacacatgatcccctgcttacatctcattgtgcaacatgtgaatgttttaatgggaactaaatgcaatgtctgaaaggggtacaaattatttccaaagcaggacctccacccagacaaacaatacaaatacacagttcatgaaaaacaatattttttgttattgtcatttaacccttgtgtggtgttcatattgttgttactcagctagtgtttgtgggtctgatggacccgttgcattttgtggcttttaatgcctcacaatcaaacacttttatgttaaaatactgacttatcccaaaaaacatctgtaatgaagtgcttcgagaggctggtaaaggaatacattgtctccagacttccccccacattcgacccataccagtttgcttatcgccctaaccgctccacagaggacgccatctcctctgcactccacctgagcttaggacatctggaaggaaaggacacacacgtgcggatgttgtttctggacttcaactctgcattcaacaccatcatcccgcagcacttggtgagcaaactggccccccttggattcagtacccccctatgcaactggctgcttgacttcctcacagacagaccccagtctgtgagagtgggcaacaacacctccagtgccatctccctgagcactgactccccccagggctgcgtcctgagtccgctgctgttcacgttgatgacccattactgctgcgccaggtccactactaaccacattgtgaagtatgcggacgacacgacagtagtgggcctcatccgtgacaacaatgacatggactacagggaggaggtgaaacatctggttgactggtgcagaaccaacaacctggtcctgaacgtcgacaagaccaaggagatcgtcgacttcaggaagcaccagtccagccacgctccactcttcatcaacggcacagcagtggagatagtaagcagcaccaagttcctgggggtgcagatagatgacaatatgacctggtccctacacaacggagctcttgtaaaaagagctcagcagcgcatgcactttttgcgtcggatgaaaagagcacagctccctccccccgttctcaccacattctacagaggcactatagagagcctactgaccaacagcatctctgtctggactggagcctgcagtgcctcagactggaagtctctgcagagagtggtgagaacagcggaaaagatcatcaggactcctcttcctcctatccaggagattgcaaaaagccgctgcctgaccagggctcagaaaatctgcagagactcctcccaaccccaccaaggactgttttcactgctggactctaggaagaggttccgcagcctccgtagaagaacctccaggttctgtaacagcttcttccctcaggccgtaagactcttaaacgcatcataataatcccctcaattccccccaaaaatggatgaactcgctggaatataaagacaatataacatacatccataaacgtagatgcatatgcaaaagtgcaatatatttatctttacagtaatctatttatttatatctgcaccttattgctttttttatcctgcactgccaaccagctaatgcaacgaaatttcgttcttatctgtactgtaaagttcaaatttgaacgacaataaaaagtaagtctaagtctaagacccacaaacgctggctgagtaacaacaatatgaacgttgcatggacatttcagtttctgcatcccacagggattcttcttttgtgtttctgcacctgcggttcccacacaaggttgcaacattgtttgtcaacactgtctgctctcattttgtcgcacatttgaccctctgatgttctgtgtacctacactctgtcctccccgtctaggcctgctctgtgtgtgtgtgtgtgtgtgtgtgtgtgtgtgtgtgtgtgtgtgtgtgtgtgtgtgtgtgtgtgtgtgtgtgtgtgtgtgtgtgtgtgtgtgtgtgtgtgtgtgtgtgtgtgtgtgtgtgtgtgtgtgtgtgtgtgtgtgtgtgtgtgtgtgtgtgtgtgtgtgtgtgtggtacacagaacatcaatttccacacttctattagccccgggtccagtggaccccggacatcttatatgtaatagaaatgtgtaggggggtgtatggtgtgtgttcattaaatatgtattctgatatatgttcttcacagaaaatgagccaaagccagtgagtctcagtttgaaaaattaattaattgtatcatttttcttttaataaaaatcgaaaacgggtcccacagacccgaacaccacacaagggttaagtggccctaaacacttatattagaaaataacctcatggaaatgactgctgtcatttgattataataataagagaatgttgtctgtccatctgtgttggccctgcgatgagatggggacttgtccagggtgtaccctgccttccgcccgaatgcagctaagataggctccagcaccccccgcgaccccgaaaaggacaagcggtagaaaatggatggatggaagaagatttaacttgttatttagtcaggtttgggacaggtgtgctgctggtgtggccacagtgtgcacgtctgatgttgctcacatgggctccactgaatgctcagggagtttttgcgtttgcccacacacatgaaaaattagagggaacattggacaGCACTACTCCAAATACAATTTTGGCTATATAGTTATTTTAACCAATAGCTTTACGAGAATGGCAGTCACTATAATGCACACTGCAGGAAAAATTTAACCGTGTTGCAGATGAAGCAAAAAAGACCGGCTTAAAAATCGTCGGGAAGACAGAGGTCTTGAGGATAAACAACAAATGGCGAGATCAAATACGACTGCACCTGGAAGACATCAAGGAAATCGACAACTTTGTATACCTTGGAAACATGTTAGTAAAGACGATGGGGCAGATGAAGACATCAAGTGACGAATCAACAAAGCCCGACACGCCTTCAACACTCTAAGGTCCCTTCTACATTAAgaagctaaggttatccagggtaaatcccacataACTTTAtctttgtccacacacacacaatggtcgtttaagatccCCTCGCCGCGCTCCGTCCCCCGGCGCAACGTGACCTAGTACGCatacgcggaaaatgcgcacgtcatagtcacctccagtgttgatttgtgtgcaagttcttaaattcaatttaacttatctgcacaatatccagtgttgtggtatttcaattaactggaatccaatgcgctgtggggccctattgtagtgaatcacacctgagacatcataaatgaatcaaatctttaataaacatgtgaacgtaaacaatgtgataaagaacatttgataacaatcaatctagggatgtagttatctggtcaggacactcctcactctcttgcattcaccttcattgtccattcgtttttggtgactttatatactctggacctagacgttgagtccacgacatacatggcggacaataactgatatggtccgctttgccagtccaaaagcattcgccgttttccgtagtcttccctcgacggccaggtaatacaaagcacacgctaccttttttatcacatccatgggagcccgctttttcgttgtctctccttcgacaaatggacgaagtttttcggtaagtagaatcacagctgacctggacattctaaagttctcttgctgtctgagaagtgttgtgtccgaaatagctgcaatcactttctcttaaggtattcacgtgtgatttccacaagcgtctgtacatgaagaggaaggggaaacacggcatgtctggatgactcgcctccatctttcaaatgtttacctccgagtggaaacaggttgttatAAAGCTGGCTATGGCGCGTTCTTTCCAACGTCACTTCCGGTGTTGggcacggtctttctggcgtcacttcctctacgaactcagtttgtaaacaatcgatgagtccatacaaagctaagagcgaAAGAGTCAAGAAATacatggcgcacttacccgtgtaaaaatgtatCCAAGGAGGattaccttaaacgatggtttagtgtggctgacacgacgctttggctaaataattattaatttaagGAATTAtcaggcttagtgtagacatagcctaaggccAATGTGGAGATTACCTGCCCTTCACTGCACAACAAGATCTGTATCTTTAACACCAATGTCAAGTCAGTTCAGCTCTACGGCTCAGAATCCTGACGGGTAACCAAAACTAACAACCACAAACTCCAGGTATTCACCAACAGACATCTCCGCAATATGCTCAACACCAGGTGGCTGGAAGTTGTCTCTAATGACCAAGCGTTTCACAGGACCAGATGAACCCCAATAGAATGTGACATCAAGAAAAGGAAATTGAGATGGATTGGCCACACGCTCCGCAGGCCCTGGACTGGGATCCACAAGGGAAGTGAAAAAAGTGTCGTCCAAGTCAGGCCAGGTGCAACACGGAGGCAAAGATACCTGGGATGACATGGGCTCAGATGAAAAGGAATGCCCCAAACCGCGTACGCTGGAGAGTGTTGTGGCTTTGCCTATGTTCCATGAGAAATCAAGAAGTATGTACATCTGAGAGCGGATATAAAAGAGACAATGACACGCAAAACCTGTTTttattggcgacttgtccatggtgtaccccaccttcctgcccgaatgcagcacccctgcgaccctgagagggacaagtggtagaaaatggatggatggatgtctggaATGACAGTCAAATCATCTTCGTATAGCCTCCACTTCTTGATATGAAGCAGCCATGGTGTTTTTTAACTGATAGCCCAAAAATGTTCCagaaaataacacaaaaaaatacaagTGTGAGATGTGATGGATTAGAGTAGCCTAAAGGGGAAGTCGTACTTAATCGAAATGTAATCTAAAAAAACAGCAGGATGCCATTAGATTAGTTTATGGCCATATTGTTTTCAGCGCAAGGCCAATATTGTCTCATATGAGAGAATGCATTGACCTTGATGATTGATGACTGCATGTAAGTTAGCTTGCTTGTGCTTGCTTGTACATAGTGTATTGTATATCTGACTGGAACTAGTCGGATATAAATAGTCTTACTGAGGAGCTTTAAACACATTGTCCTTAGTGAAGATACTGAAAAACAGACCCAAATAACAGTTTTAGAGGTCCCATGTTATgctatttttcaaaaatgttttgaaaagtCACAATGCCAAAATTTAGTTTTGATGCTAGAATTTACAGTTTGACAGTATTTTCAGTAAGCCCTTCATAAAAGATCCCATATACTGtattacatacaacaatgtaacattaaggagtagggtttagcaacattagcatagctatgtgaacaACAGTGCTAACATTGCAGTGACATTTACTAGCAACATAATGGTTAGCCTATTCTCTGAAGAAAAACAACTTGATCAAACTTACAACTCATATGTCTACAGTTGACTGATGGATAGTTGGCAGAACTCAAGGGtttgttttaagatgtgtagcaaagcctgctttttttgttttgatttgtaCATAGGTGTCCCCTGTGCAATGTGGGGTATATACACAGGGCGGGCTTATCTAGCTAAGGGTGGGTCAGAAGCGGTATCATGTTTAGGACATCATGAACTTTAAGACcaactatttgaaaaaaaaacttagAGGAAGTGTGGTAACTTGTGCTCTTTTTCAAGGACCACTGGAAAAGGTTCTTAGCcgaaatacactttattaaagTACTGCAGAGTTACTATTAATACAGACACGGAGCCGACGTAACATTGCTGTCTATCGGAGGATCACGTACACCACCCAGAAGTCCTAGGGACATCACATAGTAAAACAGCACATGCGAAAATCATCCATTCCTTATCCTACAGCGACACCAAGTGGGCACTTGGCTATATTGCCGTTGTTCTAATGAGTGCAACTTAATAATGCTTTCATGAATGTTCACATTATAACACTTCTCCCCCTTTAGATTCCAACATTCCCAAAAATATAAATGGACTTTGAGAAAACCCAAAACGGTGGTTATCATTAGCTGGCGTACACATAAACTTAAAGTACTGTCTCAGCAACTGTTTAGCAATATAAACCTGAAAACATGAAAACATGGCAGATTTAAACTTTCAGTCACACATTCAGTCTGTCTGGAGGTTTGCGAGTGCGATGCGACCTTCGCACTACCTCTGGTGACCCAGCAGACACCACTGGTGTGGGTGACTTCGGTGGATCTGGTGTAGGGAGACTGGGAGAGGTCTGGATGTCAGTGTGAGAGTGTCCATCCTCTCCAGAGGAAACAGAAGCCTCTGTCCTTGTCTCAGACTCTGGCGAACCCACCCCTACTGCTGCTGGTCCAGCCCCTGGAAACTCAGTGGAACtgtctgtctctgagcctgtatcCTGCCGCAGGCGCACATGGTCCTGATGTCTGCGGAAGATACGTCCATCAGTCAGCTTAACAACGTAGGAAACTGGCCCACTCCTCTTGAGAATAATCCCAGGTAGCCACTGCTGGTTGTTGTTGCTGCTGAAGTTTCTCACATAGACACAGTCATCTGGTTTCAACTGTCTCTCACGTGCATGTTGATCatgtctttctttctgtttttcctgctttccctgcaCTTTTGCCTTCATGTCCGGACACAGCAGGTCCAGTCTTGACTTGGGCCGACGCCCCATCAGCATCTCTGCTGGCGTGCGCCCCGTTGTAGTCTGTGGCGTGAGGCGGTATTTAAACAGGAATCGTGAAAGCTGAGTGCTGAGTGAGTCACCTGTCATTCGCTTCAGGCCCTCCTTCACTGTCTGAACAGCCCGCTCCGCCAGTCCATTTGAGGCTGGGTGGAAAGGAGCTGTTCTTATGTGATGAATGCCGTTCTGTTGCATGAACTCACTGAACAACTCGCTGGTGAAAGTCGGACCATTATCAGTGACTAGTGTGTCAGGCAAGCCGTGTACTGCAAACACTTGCCTGAGTTTGTCGATGGTTGTGGGGGCTGTGATGTTGCTCATGATGTGGGCCTCAATCCATTTAGAATGCGCATCCACCATTAGGAGAAACATCTGCCCCTTAAAAGGGCCCGCAAAGTCCATATGTAGCCTAGACCAGGGACGGTCTGGCCACTCCCATGGGTGCAAAGGAGCAGGTGGAGGCATGTTCTGATTAATCTGACACTGCGTGCATCCTTTCACTTTGTCCTCCAGATCCTTATCCAGTCCTGGCCACCAGACATAGGATCTTGCGAGGCTTTTCATCCGCGATGCACCTGGATGAGTCTCATGTATTTCCTCCACAATCTGTGAACGGCCTGGGGGAGGTACAATGACCCTCGCACCCCAAAAGATGCAGCCATCTTGCAGACTCAGTTCAGTTTTACGTTTAGTATAAGGCCTCAACTCCTCTCCTTCTATCACACTGGGCCAGCCTTGTAAAAGGAAAGTTTTTACTTGGGACATGACTGGGTCCCTCTCTGTCCACTGTTTGATCCGGGATGCTTTCACAGGTGTCTCTTCCAGCTTTTCCAGTGAGAAAACAGTCTCTGCTCTGTACTCTATGGCGTACTGGTAGGCTGACAGTGTGAGCGCCCAACGTTGTATCCTGGCTGAGGCCAGCGGTGGGATACATTTGGTCTCACTGAACAGGCTCATCAGTGGCTTATGGTCTGTGTAGATCTTGAATGCGCGACCATAGAGATACTGATGAAAGCGCTTGACAGCGAACACGATGGCCAGACCTTCTTTGTCTAGCTGTGAGTATCCCTGCTCCGCTTTTGTCAGGGTACGTGAAGCAAAGCCAACCGGCTTCTCTGATCCGTCCTCCATTACATGCGAAAGAACTGCCCCGACTCCATAGGGCGAGGCGTCGCATGAAAGTGTTATCTGTTTATCCGGGTCATAGTGAACCAGGAGCGTTGCTGAATGGAGGAGCTCTTTCACTTCCTTGAAAGCTGCCTCCTGCTCCTCACACCACTGCCATTTCGTGTCATTGTGAAGCAACTTGTACAGTGGGGCCAAAACTTTTGAGAGGTCGGGCAGAAACTTGCCATAATAGTTCACCATGCCTAAGAAcgatctgagttcagtgatgcatttGGGGTTTGGAGCTTCCTTAATAGCTCTCACTTTGTCTTCCA
This genomic interval from Entelurus aequoreus isolate RoL-2023_Sb linkage group LG06, RoL_Eaeq_v1.1, whole genome shotgun sequence contains the following:
- the LOC133652766 gene encoding uncharacterized protein K02A2.6-like, with the translated sequence MATYGTVGEFVEGHEDWTEYEERLGHFFSANGITEEDKKRSILLSACGAKTYKLIRNLATPRKPGEIPYDDLVTLVGNHHNPKPSVIVQRFKFHSYFRRQGQSVANFVAELRQLSEHYDFGAVLDDMLRDRLVCGINNDATQRRLLGETPPLTFKKALEISQGMEMAANNAKDIQKGHGGAQTAAVHHVRRETGKHERKVECFRCGGGHYANDCKFKDVVCHACNKKGHLAKKCRSSKGKGKPELGKMQQAQAATHHLDEEDKEAVCSFNMFGVETDEEPPEPYYATVTVGGQDIKFEIDSGATASVISEDTYRRTWGFNQPPIRPSKLKLRTYTGQPIPHLGVVYVDILAEGQKAKGRLVIAKGRGPNLLGRDVLRKIRLNWHEIKYASTTEVTLQRYSDVFKDELGTLKGMTVKLHVDPEATPRFFKPRAVPYAMKGKVEEELERLQKLGIIKPVQFSRWAAPIVPVLKEDKTARICGDYKVTVNQVSKLEEYPLPRIDDLFATLAGGKLFTKLDMSQAYQQLLLDEDSKEYVTINTHKGLFKYNRLVFGVASSPAIFQRTMDTLLQGIPHVAVYLDDILVTGATEVEHLANLEEVLKRLSEAGLRLKRSKCVFLAPSVTYLGHRITAQGLCPVEDKVRAIKEAPNPKCITELRSFLGMVNYYGKFLPDLSKVLAPLYKLLHNDTKWQWCEEQEAAFKEVKELLHSATLLVHYDPDKQITLSCDASPYGVGAVLSHVMEDGSEKPVGFASRTLTKAEQGYSQLDKEGLAIVFAVKRFHQYLYGRAFKIYTDHKPLMSLFSETKCIPPLASARIQRWALTLSAYQYAIEYRAETVFSLEKLEETPVKASRIKQWTERDPVMSQVKTFLLQGWPSVIEGEELRPYTKRKTELSLQDGCIFWGARVIVPPPGRSQIVEEIHETHPGASRMKSLARSYVWWPGLDKDLEDKVKGCTQCQINQNMPPPAPLHPWEWPDRPWSRLHMDFAGPFKGQMFLLMVDAHSKWIEAHIMSNITAPTTIDKLRQVFAVHGLPDTLVTDNGPTFTSELFSEFMQQNGIHHIRTAPFHPASNGLAERAVQTVKEGLKRMTGDSLSTQLSRFLFKYRLTPQTTTGRTPAEMLMGRRPKSRLDLLCPDMKAKVQGKQEKQKERHDQHARERQLKPDDCVYVRNFSSNNNQQWLPGIILKRSGPVSYVVKLTDGRIFRRHQDHVRLRQDTGSETDSSTEFPGAGPAAVGVGSPESETRTEASVSSGEDGHSHTDIQTSPSLPTPDPPKSPTPVVSAGSPEVVRRSHRTRKPPDRLNV